Proteins encoded in a region of the Bactrocera tryoni isolate S06 chromosome 4, CSIRO_BtryS06_freeze2, whole genome shotgun sequence genome:
- the LOC120775393 gene encoding uncharacterized protein LOC120775393, translating to MQCRNNKRTTQKRKITHAPSPTAEEEVENVEYLDECVTDEIEEVSGSAHNNLPQGFIKSETAFEDTFYPNAVHCLIALYRDKYERNMKDPKEIQSIYESVWEAISKDMRESYFEFDAQQVRHKFTQLRQQYFNVSSKKEAEEFVFFQPLHEIYNDKLIAIKVNNEKFSSRKSKHIRIYRDDVLFNSRIETETRATEERPQQTEEIIEKGPNRLVDCDVDSLVTKDKNEQSELNEIPVINLEYSKRRIPDTESDEISNSKRKTDDFNSERLNMTLADYNEAQQRRHEEKMSLLRQTLLLQERALDIQNKLLDEIVKRIK from the coding sequence ATGCAATGCCGTAACAACAAAAGAACTACCCAGAAACGTAAAATAACTCATGCACCTTCACCTACTGCTGAGGAAGAAGTTGAGAATGTGGAGTATTTGGATGAATGTGTCACGGACGAAATCGAAGAAGTTAGTGGAAGTGCACACAACAATCTCCCACAGGGATTTATTAAATCGGAAACTGCGTTTGAGGATACATTTTATCCAAATGCTGTTCACTGCCTTATAGCTCTTTACCGCGATAAATATGAAAGGAATATGAAAGATCCTAAAGAAATTCAAAGTATATACGAAAGCGTCTGGGAAGCCATTTCTAAAGATATGCGCGAGAGCTATTTTGAGTTTGACGCTCAACAAGTGCGCCACAAGTTCACACAGCTTCGTCaacaatattttaatgtttCCTCCAAAAAGGAAGCAGAAGAATTTGTTTTCTTTCAACCACTACACGAAATTTATAATgataaattaattgcaattaagGTGAATAATGAAAAGTTCTCTTCACGTAAAAGTAAACACATACGGATATATCGAGATGATGTACTCTTCAACTCACGTATTGAAACTGAGACGCGTGCCACTGAAGAAAGGCCACAACAAACAGAAGAAATCATAGAAAAAGGCCCGAACAGACTAGTAGATTGTGATGTTGATTCACTAGTTACAAAGGATAAGAATGAACAAAGCGAATTAAACGAAATTCCGGTCATAAATTTGGAATACTCAAAGAGAAGGATTCCTGATACAGAATCCGACGAGATATCAAATTCAAAACGGAAAACAGACGATTTCAATAGTGAAAGGCTTAATATGACACTTGCAGATTACAATGAAGCTCAACAGCGAAGGCATGAAGAAAAAATGAGCTTGTTGAGGCAAACACTTTTATTACAAGAACGAGCTTTAGATATACAGAATAAACTGTTGGATGAAATTGTTAAGAGAATCAAATGA
- the LOC120775394 gene encoding frataxin homolog, mitochondrial: MSSLLVLRALRICINKNHGRNIYRLNFGRQLPHLHRPINSTSSYPQVLSTHRSFGSTTESKNDTNATLVDSNTYERVCSETLDALCDYFEELTENAQNLSSCDVTYGDGVLTVKFGNEYGTYVINRQTPNKQIWLSSPTSGPKRYDFVSTEGQWGRWIYKHSGECLHDLLQRELRKILTEQDFDFSQLPYGK; encoded by the exons ATGTCGAGTTTATTGGTTTTACGTGCTTtaagaatttgtataaataaaaatcatggaCGAAATATATATAGACTAAATTTCGGAAGACAATTGCCACATTTGCATAGGCCGATAAATTCAACTTCCTCATATCCTCAAGTACTGTCAACACACAGATCATTTGGGTCTACAACCGAAAGCAAGAATGACACAAACGCAACTTTGGTGGATAGCAACACATATGAGCGAGTTTGCTCTGAGACTCTAGACGCGCTATGTGACTACTTTGAAGAACTCACAGAGAATGCTCAAAATTTATCATCTTGCGATGTTACCTATGGA GATGGCGTACTCACTGTTAAATTTGGTAATGAGTATGGCACCTATGTTATAAATCGTCAGACACCTAACAAACAGATTTGGCTCAGTTCTCCCACAAGTGGACCCAAACGTTATGATTTCGTATCAACTGAAGGGCAGTGGGGTAGGTGGATCTACAAACATAGCGGCGAATGTTTACATGACCTTTTGCAAAGAGaattaaggaaaatattgaCAGAACAAGACTTTGACTTTTCCCAACTTCCTTACGggaaataa